In a genomic window of Tissierella sp. Yu-01:
- a CDS encoding ABC transporter ATP-binding protein, with protein sequence MNEKPILSVKDLVIKFKLRGRILTAIRETSLDLYEGESLAIVGESGSGKSVLTKSFLGLLDANGWVDSGQIIYNGINIARYKTEKDWLTIRGKEIAMVFQEPMTSLNPLKTIGKQVKEAVTLHLGLKGYDAKKFVLEILDDVGIPNPEKRYNQYPHEFSGGMRQRVVIAIAVACNPKILICDEPTTALDVTIQAQILELLKTLKDKYKLTTIYITHDLGVVANVADRIAVMYAGDIVEIGKSEEIFYNGQHPYTWALLSSLPQLGVKGEPLYSIKGTPPNLFYNIKGDAFAPRNQKALKIDFERRPPYFDVSPTHKARTWLLDPRAPKVEPPESIKVLRKEWRRKP encoded by the coding sequence ATGAACGAAAAACCTATATTATCAGTTAAAGATTTAGTAATCAAATTCAAATTAAGAGGAAGAATCTTAACAGCCATTAGAGAAACCTCCTTAGACCTATATGAAGGTGAAAGTCTTGCAATAGTAGGAGAATCCGGGTCTGGTAAATCAGTTTTAACTAAAAGCTTTCTAGGTCTTTTAGATGCTAATGGCTGGGTAGATTCAGGTCAAATAATATATAATGGCATTAATATTGCACGATACAAGACTGAGAAAGATTGGCTTACAATAAGGGGCAAGGAAATAGCAATGGTATTTCAGGAGCCAATGACATCGCTTAATCCATTGAAAACCATTGGAAAACAAGTAAAGGAAGCAGTTACCTTACATTTAGGACTTAAGGGGTATGATGCAAAGAAATTCGTTTTAGAAATACTAGATGATGTTGGAATTCCTAATCCAGAAAAAAGATATAATCAATATCCCCATGAATTTTCAGGTGGAATGAGACAGAGAGTAGTAATAGCAATAGCAGTTGCCTGTAATCCTAAAATATTAATATGTGATGAACCTACCACTGCCCTGGATGTGACAATACAAGCCCAGATATTGGAACTATTAAAGACTTTAAAAGATAAATATAAGCTTACAACTATTTATATAACACATGATTTAGGTGTAGTAGCAAATGTTGCAGATAGAATAGCTGTTATGTACGCAGGAGATATTGTTGAAATCGGAAAAAGTGAGGAGATATTTTATAATGGGCAGCATCCATATACCTGGGCTTTACTCTCTTCTTTGCCTCAGCTTGGGGTTAAGGGTGAACCATTATACTCCATAAAAGGAACGCCGCCTAATCTTTTTTATAATATAAAAGGTGATGCATTTGCACCTAGAAATCAAAAAGCTTTAAAGATTGACTTTGAAAGAAGGCCACCATATTTTGACGTTAGTCCAACTCATAAAGCAAGGACCTGGTTACTTGATCCAAGAGCACCTAAAGTAGAACCTCCAGAATCTATAAAAGTACTTCGTAAAGAGTGGAGGAGAAAACCATGA
- a CDS encoding ABC transporter permease, whose amino-acid sequence MSSRIDKLSDGINIELFEFAQYDESRAQRAGYSNYSYWRSTVQVFAKNKIAIFFLYLVIILLTFTIIQPYLPYQKSPTEIYIDPSTGMQLRNHEPDFEFFFGTNSIGQDLWSRIWSGTRTSLLIGLLVGLWEAIIGIIIGALWGYVKSLDRLITEIYNVLDNIPHTIILVLLTYIMRPSIQTLIFAMCMTGWLSMARFVRNQIVIIRDREYNLASRCLGTPTRRIITRNLLPYLVSVIMLRLALAIPSAIGSEVFLTYIGLGLPINIPSLGNLINEGRGVMMVESLRYQLIFPAIVLSLITISFYVIGNVFADAADPRNHV is encoded by the coding sequence ATGAGTTCTAGGATTGATAAATTGTCTGATGGGATAAATATAGAACTATTTGAGTTTGCTCAATATGATGAATCAAGAGCTCAAAGAGCTGGATACTCGAATTACTCCTACTGGAGGTCTACAGTACAAGTTTTTGCAAAGAATAAAATTGCAATCTTTTTTTTATACCTAGTAATAATTCTTTTAACTTTTACAATTATTCAACCTTATCTACCATATCAGAAATCTCCAACAGAAATTTATATAGATCCATCGACAGGTATGCAATTAAGAAATCATGAACCAGATTTTGAATTTTTCTTTGGTACTAATTCAATTGGTCAGGATCTTTGGTCTAGAATATGGAGTGGTACTAGGACATCATTGTTAATTGGTTTACTTGTTGGTCTTTGGGAAGCTATTATAGGAATAATAATTGGTGCTTTATGGGGTTATGTAAAAAGTCTTGATAGATTAATAACAGAAATTTACAATGTACTTGATAATATACCCCATACGATTATTCTTGTCCTTTTAACATATATAATGAGGCCAAGTATACAAACATTGATATTTGCCATGTGTATGACAGGTTGGCTTTCTATGGCTCGTTTTGTACGAAATCAGATAGTTATAATCAGAGATCGTGAATATAATCTGGCTTCAAGGTGTTTAGGAACTCCAACACGTAGAATTATTACAAGAAATTTACTACCTTATTTAGTATCGGTAATAATGTTGAGACTTGCATTAGCAATACCTAGTGCTATAGGGTCCGAGGTTTTTTTAACCTATATAGGCTTAGGCTTACCTATTAATATTCCTTCCCTAGGCAATCTAATAAATGAGGGTAGAGGAGTAATGATGGTAGAGTCCTTAAGGTATCAATTGATTTTTCCCGCAATCGTATTATCGTTAATAACAATATCTTTCTATGTAATAGGAAATGTATTCGCTGATGCTGCTGATCCTAGAAATCATGTATAG
- a CDS encoding dodecin family protein, which produces MAVVKVIELLSESINGWEAAAQEAVNEASRTIDNIQSVYVENLQAVVDDNRIVNYRLNCKISFIVK; this is translated from the coding sequence ATGGCAGTTGTTAAAGTAATAGAGTTGCTTTCAGAATCAATAAATGGATGGGAAGCTGCTGCACAGGAAGCAGTAAATGAAGCATCTAGAACTATAGATAATATCCAGAGTGTTTATGTTGAAAATTTACAGGCTGTAGTAGATGACAATAGAATAGTTAATTATAGACTTAATTGTAAGATTTCTTTTATAGTTAAGTAA
- a CDS encoding pyridoxamine 5'-phosphate oxidase family protein — translation MLNEKLLEVLRHPADGEVAIVTQGIDGPHVVNTWNSYIHVSQDDKLLIPVGGMNKTEENIDRDNRVKLTIGSREVQGKNYKGTGFLIIGTAQFLKNGPDFDLISEKFPWSRATLLITINSVENTL, via the coding sequence ATGCTAAATGAAAAATTGTTAGAAGTATTAAGACACCCTGCCGATGGTGAGGTAGCTATTGTAACCCAGGGAATAGATGGACCTCATGTTGTGAATACGTGGAATAGCTATATACATGTAAGCCAAGATGATAAACTTTTAATTCCTGTAGGAGGAATGAACAAAACTGAAGAAAATATTGACAGGGATAATAGAGTCAAGCTTACAATCGGTAGTCGGGAGGTTCAAGGAAAAAATTACAAAGGAACGGGATTTTTAATTATAGGAACTGCTCAATTCTTAAAAAATGGTCCTGATTTTGATTTGATTAGTGAAAAATTCCCTTGGTCAAGAGCTACACTTTTAATAACTATTAATTCTGTAGAAAATACTCTTTAA
- a CDS encoding oligopeptide/dipeptide ABC transporter ATP-binding protein produces the protein MIKEKLLEVKNLRVEFGTKKKNIFVAVDDVSFHIYKGETFGLVGESGSGKTTIGRAIIRINEIADGEIIYDGQKISGEISKELDKEITKKIQMIFQDPMASLNERAKVDYIVSEGLYNLKNYSSEVERKEKVSKALLDVGLLPEFASRFPHEFSGGQRQRIGVARALVMEPEFIIADEPISALDVSIRAQVLNLLADLQKKLGLTYLFIAHDLSVMRFITDRLAVIHKGKIVELADTEKLFRHPLHPYTRALLSAIPIPDPKKEKVKILEVYDPNCHDYSIDKPKWVEIEHEHFVLGNSKEVEEYRRQLRN, from the coding sequence ATGATAAAGGAAAAACTGTTAGAAGTAAAAAACCTAAGGGTAGAATTTGGAACTAAAAAGAAAAATATATTTGTGGCAGTAGATGATGTAAGCTTTCATATATACAAAGGTGAAACCTTTGGATTAGTAGGAGAATCTGGCTCTGGTAAAACCACAATTGGAAGGGCAATAATACGTATCAATGAAATTGCAGATGGGGAAATCATATATGATGGGCAGAAAATTTCAGGAGAGATAAGCAAGGAGCTAGATAAGGAAATTACAAAAAAAATTCAGATGATATTTCAAGATCCAATGGCATCTTTAAATGAGCGGGCAAAAGTTGATTATATAGTGTCGGAAGGACTATATAATTTGAAAAATTACTCTTCAGAAGTAGAGAGGAAAGAGAAGGTTTCTAAGGCGCTACTTGATGTAGGGCTGCTGCCTGAATTTGCATCTAGATTTCCTCATGAGTTTTCAGGAGGGCAACGCCAGAGAATAGGTGTAGCAAGAGCGTTAGTTATGGAACCGGAGTTTATTATTGCAGATGAACCAATTTCTGCCCTTGATGTATCTATTAGAGCACAGGTGTTAAATCTGCTAGCAGACTTACAGAAGAAGTTAGGATTAACATATCTTTTTATAGCACATGATTTGTCCGTAATGAGATTTATCACAGATAGACTGGCTGTAATACACAAGGGTAAAATAGTTGAATTGGCTGACACAGAAAAGCTATTTAGGCATCCGCTTCATCCTTATACTAGAGCTTTATTATCTGCAATACCAATTCCTGATCCTAAAAAAGAGAAAGTAAAAATTCTGGAAGTATATGATCCTAATTGTCATGATTACTCAATAGATAAGCCCAAATGGGTAGAAATAGAACATGAACATTTTGTCTTGGGAAATAGCAAAGAAGTTGAAGAATACAGAAGGCAATTAAGGAACTAA
- a CDS encoding peptide ABC transporter substrate-binding protein: MRRLFALVLAMIIILIGCSPKEPAEIPSGSETQTPTDASEPIEESNVAKVQEYKYLYSGELTTLNYLITAGANEFGVAANLIDTLIEYDKYGVVKPCLATEWSVSEDNTVWTFKLREGVKWYTNEGEEYAEVVAQDFVDSAKYILDSNNESATANIVYSVIKNAEKYYNREITDFSEVGVKALDNYTLEYTLEKPVPYFLSMVTYVCFLPVNGQFLEEVGEQFGTDNYNLLYNGAYIMEAFEPQTRRVLVANENYWDEDNVFIKKLIATYNKEASTIAPELFLRGDIDNAEIPTTILDDWMKEPEKSKLVRPNRTSYYTYFYAFNFDPQFAKEFEPDNWKIAVNNLDFRKALFHALDRKAAMLTQEPYDPEKRILNTITPKNFVDLNGTDYTQLGSLADIANSDSFNKDLALEYKQKAIAELDGKASFPVKVLMPYNTGVLDWANRAQIIEQQMENLLGKDFIDIIIDARPPTGFLSETRRNGNYAFLECNWGPDYADPETYTDPFTPDGTYNFPHLAQGYEEANGKNTYENMVNAAKAELFDIEKRLNLFAEAEAYFIDQAFIIPYAVSGGGTAGGGYVASKLNPFDSLYSPFGVSRERYKGQKILKEPMNSEEFNEALQIWEVERAEALKNN, encoded by the coding sequence TTGTATTCAGGTGAATTAACTACTCTCAACTATTTAATTACAGCTGGTGCTAATGAATTTGGAGTAGCAGCAAATTTAATAGACACACTTATTGAATACGATAAGTACGGTGTGGTAAAGCCATGTCTTGCAACTGAGTGGTCTGTATCAGAGGACAACACAGTTTGGACATTTAAATTAAGAGAAGGTGTTAAATGGTATACAAATGAAGGTGAAGAATATGCTGAGGTCGTTGCACAGGATTTTGTTGATTCAGCAAAGTATATTCTTGATTCTAATAATGAATCAGCAACAGCCAATATAGTATATAGTGTAATTAAAAATGCAGAGAAATACTATAATAGAGAAATAACGGATTTCTCGGAAGTTGGTGTAAAAGCCTTAGATAATTACACATTAGAATACACTTTAGAAAAGCCAGTACCATATTTTTTATCCATGGTTACCTATGTTTGTTTCCTACCTGTAAATGGTCAGTTTTTAGAGGAGGTAGGCGAGCAATTTGGTACGGACAATTATAATTTGCTTTACAATGGTGCCTATATAATGGAAGCTTTTGAACCTCAAACTAGGCGTGTACTTGTTGCCAATGAGAATTACTGGGATGAGGATAATGTTTTCATTAAGAAATTAATCGCAACGTATAATAAGGAAGCTTCTACAATAGCTCCAGAACTTTTTTTACGGGGTGACATAGATAACGCGGAGATTCCTACAACAATTCTTGATGACTGGATGAAGGAACCTGAGAAGAGCAAATTAGTTAGACCAAATAGAACAAGTTATTACACTTATTTCTATGCATTTAACTTCGATCCTCAATTTGCTAAAGAATTTGAGCCTGATAATTGGAAAATAGCTGTAAACAACCTTGATTTTAGAAAGGCATTGTTCCATGCTTTAGATAGAAAAGCTGCTATGTTAACTCAAGAACCTTATGATCCTGAAAAGAGAATATTAAATACAATTACACCTAAGAATTTTGTAGATTTAAACGGTACTGATTATACTCAGCTTGGTTCTTTAGCGGATATTGCAAATAGTGATAGCTTTAATAAGGATTTAGCTTTGGAATATAAACAGAAGGCAATAGCAGAATTAGATGGGAAAGCTAGTTTCCCAGTAAAGGTATTAATGCCATATAATACAGGGGTTTTAGACTGGGCAAATAGAGCACAAATTATTGAACAACAGATGGAAAATCTTCTTGGTAAGGACTTTATTGACATAATCATTGATGCAAGACCACCGACAGGATTCTTGTCTGAAACAAGAAGAAATGGGAACTATGCATTCTTAGAGTGTAACTGGGGTCCAGATTATGCTGATCCAGAAACATACACCGACCCATTTACACCTGATGGAACATATAATTTCCCTCATTTAGCACAAGGGTATGAGGAAGCTAATGGTAAGAATACTTATGAAAATATGGTAAACGCTGCAAAGGCTGAATTATTTGATATAGAAAAGAGACTAAATTTATTTGCTGAAGCTGAAGCATATTTTATAGATCAAGCCTTTATTATTCCATATGCCGTAAGTGGAGGTGGCACAGCGGGAGGTGGCTATGTAGCCTCAAAACTCAATCCATTTGATTCTCTATATTCGCCTTTCGGAGTATCAAGAGAGAGATATAAGGGGCAAAAGATTCTAAAAGAGCCAATGAATAGTGAAGAATTCAACGAAGCCTTACAGATATGGGAAGTTGAAAGAGCAGAAGCTTTAAAAAATAACTAA
- a CDS encoding M28 family metallopeptidase: MVGYIKGTDSKKAIIISAHFDGRGIRDGDIYRSAMDNASGVAALIKMAEELKQVSLDNPFESNIIFCAFNGEEQLYIGSTAFVNQSKSQPWYENMYNINIDSIGERDGGRLIFPNVSEYSVELYEDVKNAMEKSGIVFAELERPITSDHRSFEKVGKANICITQEDWLEWIHKPIDTPDILDYTEIEKIANALSDFVIDNDGTVY, from the coding sequence ATAGTAGGATATATCAAAGGTACAGATAGCAAAAAAGCAATTATAATATCAGCTCACTTTGATGGACGAGGGATTAGAGATGGAGATATATATAGAAGTGCAATGGATAATGCATCAGGGGTAGCGGCTTTAATAAAAATGGCAGAGGAATTAAAACAGGTCTCACTAGATAATCCCTTTGAATCAAATATAATTTTCTGTGCATTTAATGGAGAGGAGCAATTATATATTGGAAGCACCGCTTTTGTAAACCAATCAAAATCTCAGCCATGGTATGAAAATATGTATAATATAAACATAGACTCTATCGGTGAAAGAGATGGTGGACGTCTGATATTTCCTAATGTTAGTGAATATTCAGTAGAGTTATATGAAGATGTTAAAAATGCTATGGAGAAAAGTGGGATAGTTTTTGCTGAACTTGAACGACCAATTACAAGTGACCATCGAAGTTTTGAAAAAGTTGGAAAGGCTAATATTTGTATTACTCAAGAAGATTGGCTTGAATGGATTCATAAACCAATAGATACTCCAGATATTTTAGATTATACAGAAATAGAAAAGATAGCAAATGCTCTAAGTGATTTTGTTATAGATAATGATGGAACAGTGTATTAG
- a CDS encoding ABC transporter permease encodes MLRYSIKRLIQSVCTLLIVVTIVFLLMRLMPEEGYFGANYEKLDYEQKEAILTSMGLRDPIHLQLKNFYSQLLKGDLGQSTIYRPKVDIISILKTKIPYSLKFGVAALTLSLTIGIPLGIIMALNKNKVWDKLGTGYIVFISAVPAAVYYLFLQLYVTNIFRLPILFNIDDPISWILPTISMSLGGIASYAMWMRRYMVDELNKDYVKLARAKGLKNRSIMVDHVLRNAFVPMIQYLPSAILYTIAGSIYIESLYSIPGMGGLLVDVIQRQDNTLVQALVLIYSSIGIFGLFLGDILMAILDPRIKLQRGGTR; translated from the coding sequence ATGCTTCGTTATTCTATTAAAAGACTAATTCAATCAGTTTGTACTCTCCTTATAGTCGTAACTATAGTTTTTCTTCTTATGCGACTTATGCCAGAAGAAGGATACTTTGGTGCAAATTATGAAAAGTTAGATTATGAACAAAAAGAAGCAATCTTGACAAGCATGGGACTCAGAGATCCAATACATTTACAGCTTAAAAACTTTTATTCCCAGCTTTTAAAGGGGGATTTAGGGCAATCCACTATTTATAGGCCAAAGGTTGATATAATATCTATTTTAAAAACTAAAATCCCATATTCATTAAAATTTGGGGTGGCTGCACTAACATTATCCTTAACTATAGGTATTCCCCTTGGGATTATAATGGCATTAAATAAGAATAAAGTCTGGGATAAATTAGGTACTGGATATATAGTTTTTATTAGTGCAGTACCTGCTGCTGTTTATTATCTATTTTTGCAACTATATGTAACTAATATATTTCGGTTACCAATACTGTTTAATATAGATGATCCAATCTCTTGGATTCTTCCAACCATATCTATGTCCTTAGGAGGGATAGCTTCTTATGCAATGTGGATGAGAAGGTATATGGTAGATGAGTTAAATAAGGACTATGTAAAATTAGCGAGAGCAAAGGGACTAAAAAATAGAAGTATTATGGTAGACCATGTTTTAAGGAATGCATTTGTACCAATGATACAATATTTACCTAGTGCAATTCTTTATACAATTGCAGGGTCAATTTATATTGAATCACTATATTCTATACCTGGTATGGGAGGACTTCTAGTAGATGTCATTCAAAGGCAGGATAATACATTAGTTCAAGCACTTGTGTTGATCTACTCTTCTATTGGCATTTTTGGGCTTTTTCTAGGGGATATTCTAATGGCAATATTAGATCCAAGAATAAAACTGCAGAGAGGAGGGACCAGATAA